atctcaccatcaccttctgtctgtGTCCCCCTCCCCATGGGTTTGTCCAGATCCCCCTCCCTTTACACATGTGGATGTTATTGACTCTTGCTCTCCTCATGTCAGGGACTGATGACCAAGTGAAGCAAGGCAGATATGAgaagagagaaaacatttctcgTTCAGCAGGTACCAAAGATATGGAAATGAAGGGGAGGCAAACTCAATTCCGGAATTGCAGAGGGGAAGTGGATGGGTGTTTCACATGGAACGGTGTGCAGGGATTTGGGGGCGACATCGGTTCTTCACAATGCAGCCAGTGTAGGAAAGCTGAGCTTAATGGCTTCCCTCTATACTATAATAAATGGGACCATTTCAGTTTGGAATAATGTGGTCGATGCGGAAGAgacgggccgaagggtctgtttctgtgctgtaattcagTGATTCTATGAAAGAACAGTTTTCATGAGCACATCAACTGAGAATATTCCTGACGGCTGGCTATTGTGAAATGTTATTCACTCCAGCACATGTACAGAGAGTGGGGGGAAACCTATTGGCAGATGGGTTTTAGCCAGGGCGGTGGACAAACGTGTGATCTGACCAGCAGCACATCATTGTCTgtgagtcagtactgatggagtgccacactACCACTATACAGTAACTCCCAGCGTGTGGGATTGAAACAGTGTGCAGTAACTCCCAGTGTGTATGAGGATTGGAACAGTGCATAGTAACTCCCAGTGTGTACGGAATTGGAACTGTGTACAGTAACTTCCAGTGTGTACGGAATTGGAACTGTGTACAGTAACTTCCAGTTAGTATGGGATTGGAACTGTGTACAGTAACTCCCAGTGTGTATGGGGATTGGAACTGTGTACAGTAACTCCCAGTGGAAATAGGGATTGGAACTGTGTACAATAATTCCCAGGGTGCATTGGGACTGGAACAGTATACAGTAACTCCCAGTGGGAATAGGGATTGGAACAGTGTACAGTAATTCCCAGTGTGTACGGGGATTGGAACAGTGTACAGTAACTTCCAGTTAGTACGGGATTGGAACAGTGTACAGTAACTCCCAGTGGGAATAGGGATTGGAACAGTGTACAGTAATTCCCAGTGTGTACGGGATTGGAACTGTGTACAGTAACTCCCAGTGTGTATGGGGATTGGAACAGTGTACAGTAGCTCCCAGTGGGAATAGGGATTGGAACAGTGTATAGTAACTCCCAGGGTGTATGGGGATTGGAACAGTGTCCATTAATCCCAGAGTGTATGGGCATTGGAGCAGTGTACAGTAACTCCCAGTGGGAATAGGGATTGGAACATTATACAGTAACTCCCAGGGTACATGGGGATTGGAACAGTGTACAATAACCCCCAGGGTGCATGGGGATTGAAACAGTGTACAGTAACTCCCAGTGGGAATAGGGATTGGAACATTATACAGTAACTCCCAGGGTACATGGGGATTGGAACAGTGTACAATAACCCCCAGGGTGTATGGGGATTGGAACAGTGTACAGTAACTCCCAGGGTACATGGGGATTGGAACAGTGTACAGTAACCCCCAGGGTGCATGGGGATTGAAACAGTGTACAGTAACTCCCAGTGGGAATAGGGATTGGAACATTATACAGTAACTCCCAGGGTACATGGGGATTGGAACAGTGTACAATAACCCCCAGTGTGTATGGGGATTGGAACAGTGTACAGTAACTTCCAGGGTACATGGGGATTGGAACAGTGTACAGTAACCCCCAGGGTGCACGGGGATTGGAACAGTGTACAGTAACCCCCAGGGTGCATGGGGATTGGAACAGTGTACAGTAACCCCCAGGGTGCACAGGGATTGGAACAGTGTACAGTAACCCCCAGTGTGCATGGGGATTGGAACAGTGTACAGTAACTCCCAGGGTGCACAGGGATTGGAACAGTGTACAGTAACCCCCAGTGTACATGGGGATTGGAACAGTGTACAGTAACTCCCAGGGTGCATGGGGATTGGAACAGTGTACAGTAACTCCCAGTGGGAATAGGGATTGGAACATTATACAGTAACTCCCAGGGTGCATGGGGATTGGAACAGTAACTCCCAGTAGGAATAGGGATTGGATCAGTGTACAGTAACTCACAGTGTGTATGGGGATTGGAACAGTGTACAGTAACTCCCAGGGTGCATGGGGATTGGAACAGTGTACAGTAACTCCGGGTGGGAATAGGGATTGgaacagtgtgcagtatctcccaGGGTGCATGGGGATTGGAACAGTGTACAGTAACTCCCAGTGGGAATACGGATTGGAACAGTGTACAGTAATTCCCAGTGGGAATAGGGATTGGAACAGTGTACAGTAACTCCCAGTGGGAATAGGAATTGGAACAGTGTACAGTTAACTCCCAGGGTGCATGGGGATTGGAACAGTAACTCCCAGTACGAATAGGGATTGGAACAGTGTACAGTAACTCCCAGTGGGAATAGGGATTGGAACAGTATAGAGTAACTCCCAGTGTGTCTGGGGATTGGAACAGTGTACAGTAACTCTCAGTGTGTACGGGATTGGAACTGTGTACAGTAACTTTCAGTTAGTACGGGATTGGAACAGTGTACAGTAACTCCCAGTGGGAATAGGGATTGGAACTGTGTACAGTAATTCCCAGTGTGTACGGGATTGGAACTGTGTACAGTAACTTTCAGTTAGTACGGGATTGGAACAAGTGTACAGTAACTCCCAGTGGAAAGAGGGATTGGAACAGTGTACAGTAACTCCCAGTGTGTATGGGGATTTGAACAGTGTACAGTAACCCCCAGGGTGCATGGGGATTGGAACAGTGTACAGTAATTCCCAGTGGGAATAGGGATTGGAACAGTGTACAGTAACTCCCTGTGTGTATGGGGATTGGAACAGTGTACAGTAACTCCCAGGGGGCATTGGAGCAGTGTACAGTAACTCTCAGGGTGCATGGGGATTGCCACAGAGTCCATTAATCCCAGGGGGCATTGGAGCAGTGTACAGTAACTCTCAGTGGGAATAGGGATTGGAACATTATACAGTAACCCCCAGGGTGCATGGGGACTGGAACTGTGAACAGTAACCCCCAGGGTGCATGGGGACTGGAACAGTGTACAGTAACCCCCAGCGTATATATGGATTGGAACAGTGTACATTAACTCTCTGTGGGTGTAGGTTGGACAGCGTGTGGCTGTGAGTGGTTGcaagtgtgtcagtgtgtatctgTGTTAGTGTTTGTGGGAATTACCTGCATTGCCAGACCTGTACTGTAGAGATTACCAATCAGACCATCATCCATTATTCTTCTAAGTATCTGTTCGAGGATATAGTTGAGTGCATTTGAAATGTGCATGTTTGTTATCCTGTCATTCACACACCTCAAAGCGAGTGCTGCTACAGCTCCTGTATCTACAGAGGAAACGAGAGTGAAATAAGTCCTAGACTTTCACCCAGCTGCATCACCTCTCACTGTCCATCTCCTCAGCTCCTGATGGTTGGAGTTATTTGCATGTCTTTAGTTATTGGTGTGCATGGTTGCAaacatttagattacattagattagattacatacagtgtggaaacaggcccttcagcccagcaagtccacaccgacccaccgaagcgcacccacccagacccattcccctacatttaccccttacctaacactatggtcaatttagcatggccaattcacctgaccggcacatctttggactgtgggaggaaaccggagcacccggaggaaacccacgcagacacggggagaacgtgcaaactccacacagtcagtcacctgaggcgggaattgaacccgggtctctggcgctgtgaggcagcagtgctaaccactgtgccaccgtgccacccacggtgcaCATTTCTGTGCAGGTTTCTCTCAAGCAGCTGTGTGACAATTTGTATATGTGTACACGTGGCCCTATTCCTGAATGTttgtacaggtgtgtgtgtgggtatgtttGTATCTGAGTGTGTATTCAAGTTTACAGGCACAGAGATAACTGAATGTCAGTGTTTTATTGTCTGTAAACCTGTCTCCACGTCCCTGTCTGTTCATATACaattgtatgtgtttgtgtgtgcgaaACCAGAGACAGGAGACAATCAGAGACAGGAGACAATTGGAATCACAAAGTTCCtggcaaggaaacagacccttcagcccaacctgtccatggtgCTCCCTTTTCACATTTGCCATTTGCCTGcattcagtccatatccctccatatcgaTCGAAGCCATACATGGTCCAAATCTTTCTtaaactgtactagcctccaccgctATCTCTGGCATCaagttccaggcactcaccaccctctgagtgaaagaaaAACCTGCCTCTTTAGACATTCTTCTCTTTCACCTTAAGCCCATGTCCAGTagctttagactcccctaccctggagaaatgCTATTAGCCATCttccttatctatgtctctcatgattttatgaacatctatgaggtcacccaTCAGTCCCCTAAGCTCCGGGGGAAAAagaaagtcccagtctatgtgcccgctccttataactcataccctccagcccaggtagcatcctggtcaatattttctGGAGtgtttctagtttaataacatcctttctatagtagggtgaccagaactgcccacagtatGTAGCCTcagcaacgtcctgtacagctgcagctagacatttcaactcctatcctcagtgctctgaccgatACTGAAAGcttccttcaccatcctgtctgcatgtcactccactttcaaggagatatgaacctgcaccccgaGATTGCTTTGTTCTGTAACACTGTCCAGGCCCTACCATCGACTGTGttagtcctgccctggtttgttttaccaaaacacgacacctcgcatttatctgaattaaactccatctgctgttcctcagcccactggcctggTCGATCAGGATCTCAGTGTATTCCCagggaaccttcttcactgttcaccacACCACCAATCCACAAACACACTAACCATATCTCCcaaattcccatccaaatcatttatacaaatgatgaacaacagtggacccagcactgatccctgtggcacaccgctagtcacaggcctccaagtctgaaacacaaccctcccccaccaccctctgacttctacagTCAAGCTaaatttgtatccagttggctggCTCTTTCTGGATCCCGTGAGATTTAACCTGACTCGACAGCCCaccatgtggtaccttgtcaaaggccttgctgaagtccatggagACAATGTCCACCACACTAGATCTACTTTATTGTTCACCAAACAAAACTCAATTAAAtgtgtgagacacaatttcccacacacaatgcCACGCTGATTATCCTAAATGAGcccttgcctcttcaaatgccTACAGGTCCtaccctcagaatcccctctaacaacttgtccaccatggacataaggctcactggtctgtagttcccaggcatttcctgacaacttttcttaaataatgacacaacattaaccaccctccaatcttcGGGCGCTTCACCCatgactatccatgatacaaatatctctgctaggtgGCCTGCAAATTTCCTCTCGAgcctcccacaaagtcctgggatatgtttgttcaggtcctggggatttatctaccttaacgTGGTTTAAGACTCCAGCACatccttttctgtaatgtggacactcttagacatcactatttatttctccaagtccGCTAGCACATATACCTTTCTTGACGGTAAatgctgatgagaaatattcatttagaatctcaccATGACTTGTGGCTTTGCATgtagatgaccttgttgatctttaagaggcccgattctctccctagttactcttttgcccttcatgtacttattgaatctctttggattctccttttagccctcctgatttctctcaagtgtACATTAACGCCTCTCTGCTCTTCAAGGacttcacttgatcccagctgcctatatATGCTTCCCTTTTTCAGGACCAGAGCCTCAATAACTCGAGTCTGCCAgggttccctactcctgccagcattacccttcactctaatgGGCCTTGAAGCCTCAATAATACACCTTTGAAAGACTCTCCCTTCACAGACGTCCTTTTGACTGCAAACAGATGACAATCAGAGCCAGGAGTCAATCAATCAGAGGCAGGGGTCAACCAGAGACAGGGGTCAACAGAGAATATTCTTACCAACTGAGAATTCGGAGTCATATGTGAATTTGTCGTTCATGACTGCATCGATGAGGATCTGGACGAAGTCCTGTGAAAACTCTGCGTCCATCACACAGAGTGTCAGCACGTCCAGGCTCACTTGGTAATAGTTACTAAGAGGGAATGTAGTTTTCCCTAAACAACACAATATCCACAATGATTATTGCTGTAGAGAGCCAGAGACAcgcagagagaagaaagaaagagtaacagagagagagaagaagagagagtgtgtgtgtgagttaaacagtcagagggagatgcAAAGAGTGAAATACAGTGAGGCaaagagagaaagatagaaagaCAAGAAAAGAGATGGACAGACAGTTGCACAGAGAAAGACAGGTATTTCGACAAAGTCAGAGAGATGGAATGGGGAAGAcggagatacagagagaatgcagGGAAGGGATCAAGATGGCTCATGACACTCCACCTAACACAGAAAGTGCTTATTCTGGGAAAGATTTAGGAGATGATTATCTGGATAGTCTGGCagatgtggtggctcagtggttagtactgctgcctcccagcaccagggacccaggtctgatGCCACCCTAAGGTgactttgcaaattctccctgtgtctgtgtgggtttcctcccacagtccaaaggtatgcaagttcgggtggattggtcaagctaaattgtcccatagtgtccagggatgtgcaggttaaggtggattggccatgggaaattgtcccatagtgtccagggatgtgcaggttaaggtggattggccatgggaaattgtcccatagtgtccagggatgtgcaggttaaggtggattggcatgggaaattatcccatagtgtccaaggatgtgcaggttagggtggattggccatgggaaattgtcccatagtgcccagggatgtgtaggttagggtggattggccatgggaaattgtcccatagtgcccagggatgtacaggttagggtggattggccatgggaaattgtcccatagtggccagggatatgcaggttagggtggattggccatgggaaattgtcccatagtgcccagggatgtgcaggttaggcagattagcCGTGagaaatacaggattacagggataaggtgggggactgggtctgggtggatgctgtTCTGACTGGTtggtgttgactcaatgggctgaactgcctctttccacactgtggggattccataACATTGAGAATGGTTGCAAGCCTGTAACAGTGCAGTATTGAACTCAGTGCTGTTCCTGCTCTAGGAGTGGGAACTGGGGACAGTACAGTGGGGGGAGCACTGTGTGGTGGGGTGTGCTAATGCTCAGCGATATTTACCGATATGTTCGATTTCCTTGGTTAATTTCTCTTGCAGTATCTCCACCAGGTTAATTCTTTCCCCTTTGTAGGAAACATCGGTTGGATTGTGGCAGGATGCAGCCATGGCCAAGGTATAAAGAGCAACTAGACCGGAGGAGAAGTTCTCACCTGTTTGGTAAAGGAGGGTAAACATGTGAGTTGTTGAGaaatcatggaaacaggccattcggcccatccttTAATCCCTGCCTCTTCCCCACGTTCTTCATCTCACTTGTCACTAGATCCTATAGTTCCTTACTTCCTCATGTGGTCATccaacctccccctccccctgcaAGTGCATCAGTATTATTGACTTGGTGCATTCCCCGTGGGAGGCAGGTCCACATTCCCCTTCTCTGTAACCCCCACCCCTGCCTCTCCTGGGGAAAGACTTTTCCCCGAACACCCCAGTCCTGCACGTCACCCCAATAGTTCTGACTGTGGTCTCATCCAGGATTGGAGCCattatggcacagtggctcagtggttagcactgctgcctcccagcgccagggacccaggttcgatcccaccctcgggcgactgtctgagtggagtttgcacattctccccgtgtctgcgtgggtttcctcccacaatccagggatgtgcagtttagggtagattggccatgggaaattgtctcatagtacccagggatgtgcaggttagggtggattggccatgggaaattgtctcatagtacccagggatgtgcaggttaagatggattggccatgggaaattgtcccatagtgcccagggatgtgcaggttagggtggattggccatgggaaattgtcccatagtgcccaggaatgtgcaggttaggatggactATC
Above is a genomic segment from Chiloscyllium plagiosum isolate BGI_BamShark_2017 unplaced genomic scaffold, ASM401019v2 scaf_242, whole genome shotgun sequence containing:
- the LOC122547916 gene encoding uncharacterized protein LOC122547916 isoform X1, producing the protein MHPGSYCTLFQSPCTLGVTVHCSNPCAPWELLYTVPIPMHTGGYCTLFQSLCTLGVTVHCSNPHAPWGLLYTVPIPVHPGGYCTLFQSPCTLEVTVHCSNPHTHWGLLYTVPIPMYPGSYCIMFQSLFPLGVTVHCFNPHAPWGLLYTVPIPMYPGSYCTLFQSPYTLGVIVHCSNPHVPWELLYNVPIPIPTGSYCTLFQSPCTLGVIVHCSNPHVPWELLYNVPIPIPTGSYCTLLQCPYTLGLMDTVPIPIHPGSYYTLFQSLFPLGATVHCSNPHTHWELLYTVPIPYTLGITVHCSNPYSHWELLYTVPIPY
- the LOC122547916 gene encoding transcobalamin-1-like isoform X2, whose translation is MTMSRLNPVSLPLLLVLTSVFCGYLPESERETLNSLLRVMLQSVNPIEGPPNPSVHIALRLASDHHLPTEVLLLQQLKMTAVEKVKHGENFSSGLVALYTLAMAASCHNPTDVSYKGERINLVEILQEKLTKEIEHIGKTTFPLSNYYQVSLDVLTLCVMDAEFSQDFVQILIDAVMNDKFTYDSEFSVDTGAVAALALRCVNDRITNMHISNALNYILEQILRRIMDDGLIGNLYSTGLAMQVIPTNTNTDTH